In the genome of Variibacter gotjawalensis, one region contains:
- a CDS encoding tetratricopeptide repeat protein, whose protein sequence is MRIFSPIALAAVIGAALVAPAMALDPARPQSPALAMPSPTEAFRKGAQALRAGDMRTGVTALEYAAEQGQIGAQWKLGRMYQDGDQIPKDDIRAFNYFSRIANSHAEDSPDSPQSRFVANAFVALGNYYLEGIPNSPVKADSSRAREMFWYAASYFRDRDAQYNLGRIYLEGNGAQRDPRQAIRWLNAAAEKGQNQAQATLGHLLFKGEQVPRQAARGLMWLILAKDGANADRWVTDLYEAAVRQASDDERQLARVYLERYMKDRRE, encoded by the coding sequence ATGCGGATATTTAGTCCCATAGCGCTCGCCGCCGTTATCGGCGCGGCGCTCGTCGCGCCCGCGATGGCGCTCGATCCTGCGCGCCCGCAGTCGCCTGCGCTCGCAATGCCGAGCCCGACGGAAGCCTTTCGCAAGGGTGCCCAAGCACTTCGTGCCGGCGACATGCGCACCGGCGTCACCGCGCTCGAATACGCGGCGGAGCAGGGCCAGATCGGCGCTCAGTGGAAGCTGGGCCGCATGTATCAGGACGGCGACCAGATCCCGAAGGACGACATTCGCGCGTTCAATTACTTCAGCCGCATCGCCAATAGCCATGCGGAAGACAGCCCGGACTCGCCGCAGTCGCGCTTCGTCGCCAACGCGTTCGTGGCGCTCGGCAACTACTATCTCGAAGGCATCCCGAATTCGCCCGTGAAGGCGGATTCGTCGCGCGCGCGCGAGATGTTCTGGTACGCGGCGTCCTACTTCCGCGACCGCGACGCGCAGTACAATCTTGGCCGCATCTATCTTGAAGGCAACGGCGCCCAGCGCGATCCGCGTCAGGCCATCCGTTGGCTCAACGCCGCCGCCGAGAAAGGCCAGAACCAGGCGCAAGCCACGCTCGGCCATTTGCTGTTCAAGGGCGAGCAGGTGCCGCGCCAGGCCGCCCGCGGCCTGATGTGGCTGATCCTCGCGAAAGACGGTGCCAACGCCGACCGCTGGGTCACCGACCTGTACGAGGCCGCCGTGCGTCAGGCGAGCGACGACGAGCGCCAGCTCGCCCGCGTCTACCTCGAGCGTTACATGAAAGACCGTCGCGAGTAG
- a CDS encoding efflux RND transporter permease subunit, producing the protein MNLSEMCIRRPVMTTLITASLIVFGIFGYRLLAVAALPRVDFPTIEITATLPGASPETMAASVASPIERQLSVIAGISSMTSSSSLGIARITIQFDLGRDIDGAALDVQSALSVAQRRLPIEMTIPPSFRKVNPGDAPVLFISLASDTLPLSKVNEYADITLGQQISQISGVAQVLIYGAQKFAVRIQVDSEAAAARNLTLDDIRTAVSRANSSAPVGTIQGPRQNTTITATGQLEKAADYRNVVVAWRNGVPIKLAEVANVYDSVEENKIATWFNDKRAIMLAIQRQPDANTVEVVDLIKKRLPAFRAQLPPSIQMDVMMDRSQSIRDAVWDVQETLLIAIALVVMVIFLFLRKFTATLIPTLAVPISLVATCAAMYAFGFSINNMTLLALTLSVGFVVDDAIVMLENIVRHVEGGMRPFEAALKGAKEIGFTIVSITFSLIAVFIPVLLMGGIVGRIFREFAVTISMAIIISGFVSLTLTPMLCARLLKAHDEDDHKKPNVILRAFEAGFAGMLKAYEWTLDVALRFKIVTLLITFVTLGLTVYLYMVIPKGFFPREDIGFIIASTEAATDTSFDAMTVRQKQVADIVGADPAVAYFNSTVGAGGPNNTGNLGRMFIALKPKKEREDITTVIRRLNRNVAAVTGIGTVFRPVQNINVGGRISKGEYQYTLQSSDSEALYALAPKLREEIAKLPSVRDVDIDLYIKNPQMTVDVDREKAGVYGITIDAVRQALFNAYGTRQIGTIYTPTNDYRIIMETDPKYQSDPSSLSRLFLKTQDGRSIPLDTIATLRPSVGPLSVNHQGQQPSVTISYNLAPGFSLGEANDAIEQIARNANLPLTIVAGFQGTAQVFDDAKKGQIVLVLAAIFAAYVILGILYESFIHPITILSGLPSAGIGAVLTLMLFKMDLSVIAMIGIVMLVGIVKKNAIMMVDFAIERRSVGIGPEPAIREACLLRFRPIMMTTFAAIFGALPIALGAGAGAELRQPLGIAVVGGLLVSQLLTLYITPVVYLYLDRVDRMLKRHLEPQHEEAETAEAPRAVAAE; encoded by the coding sequence ATGAACTTATCGGAGATGTGCATCCGACGTCCCGTGATGACGACGCTCATCACGGCTTCGCTGATTGTCTTCGGTATTTTCGGTTACAGACTGCTCGCCGTTGCGGCGCTGCCCCGCGTTGACTTCCCAACCATCGAAATCACCGCGACGCTGCCGGGCGCCAGTCCGGAAACGATGGCGGCGTCCGTGGCGTCGCCGATCGAGCGGCAACTGTCGGTCATCGCCGGCATTTCGTCGATGACGTCGTCGTCCTCACTCGGCATCGCGCGCATCACGATCCAGTTCGATCTCGGCCGCGACATCGACGGCGCGGCGCTCGACGTACAGAGCGCGCTATCCGTCGCGCAACGGCGACTACCGATCGAAATGACGATCCCGCCGAGCTTCCGGAAAGTGAATCCGGGTGACGCGCCTGTTTTGTTCATTTCGCTCGCCTCCGACACGCTCCCGTTATCGAAGGTCAACGAATACGCCGACATCACGCTTGGCCAGCAGATTTCGCAGATTAGCGGCGTCGCGCAGGTGTTGATTTACGGCGCGCAGAAATTCGCGGTCCGTATTCAGGTCGACTCCGAAGCCGCGGCTGCCCGCAACCTGACACTCGACGACATTCGAACCGCTGTGTCCCGCGCCAACTCAAGTGCGCCCGTCGGCACCATTCAGGGGCCACGGCAGAACACGACGATTACTGCGACAGGCCAGCTCGAAAAGGCCGCGGACTACCGAAATGTCGTTGTCGCCTGGCGCAACGGTGTGCCGATCAAACTCGCCGAAGTCGCCAACGTCTACGACAGCGTCGAAGAGAACAAGATCGCGACCTGGTTCAATGACAAGCGCGCCATCATGCTGGCGATCCAACGCCAGCCGGACGCCAATACGGTCGAAGTCGTCGATCTGATCAAAAAGCGGCTACCGGCGTTCCGCGCACAGCTTCCGCCGTCCATCCAGATGGACGTCATGATGGATCGCTCTCAGTCGATCCGCGACGCCGTGTGGGACGTGCAGGAGACGCTCCTCATCGCCATAGCGCTCGTCGTGATGGTCATCTTCCTCTTCCTGCGTAAATTCACCGCGACGCTGATACCGACACTGGCAGTGCCGATCTCGCTCGTTGCGACTTGCGCGGCGATGTATGCGTTCGGTTTCTCGATCAACAACATGACGCTGCTTGCGCTGACGCTGTCGGTCGGCTTCGTCGTCGACGACGCCATCGTCATGCTCGAAAACATCGTGCGTCACGTCGAAGGCGGCATGCGTCCGTTCGAAGCGGCGCTCAAGGGCGCCAAGGAAATCGGCTTTACGATCGTCTCCATTACCTTCTCGCTGATCGCCGTGTTCATTCCGGTGCTGCTGATGGGCGGCATCGTCGGCCGCATCTTCCGCGAATTCGCCGTCACAATTTCGATGGCGATCATTATCTCGGGCTTCGTCTCGCTGACGTTGACGCCAATGCTCTGCGCGCGTCTTCTCAAGGCGCACGACGAGGACGATCACAAGAAGCCGAACGTCATCCTGCGCGCTTTCGAGGCCGGCTTCGCCGGCATGCTCAAAGCCTACGAATGGACGCTGGACGTTGCGTTGCGCTTCAAGATCGTGACGCTGCTGATCACCTTCGTGACGCTCGGTCTCACCGTCTATCTCTACATGGTGATCCCAAAGGGATTCTTCCCGCGCGAAGACATCGGCTTCATTATCGCTTCAACCGAAGCTGCGACCGATACGTCTTTCGACGCAATGACGGTGCGCCAGAAGCAGGTCGCCGACATCGTCGGAGCCGATCCTGCTGTCGCTTATTTCAACTCGACGGTCGGCGCCGGCGGACCGAACAACACCGGCAATCTCGGCCGTATGTTCATTGCGCTGAAGCCGAAGAAAGAACGCGAGGACATCACGACGGTGATCCGGCGGCTCAACCGCAACGTTGCTGCCGTCACGGGTATCGGCACGGTGTTCCGCCCGGTCCAGAACATCAACGTCGGCGGCCGCATCTCGAAGGGCGAGTATCAATACACGCTGCAGTCCAGCGACTCCGAGGCGCTGTATGCCCTTGCGCCGAAGCTGCGCGAGGAGATCGCGAAGCTGCCGTCGGTACGCGACGTCGATATCGATCTCTACATCAAGAACCCGCAAATGACGGTCGACGTCGATCGTGAGAAGGCGGGTGTCTACGGCATCACCATCGATGCAGTGCGCCAGGCGCTGTTCAACGCCTACGGCACGCGCCAGATCGGTACGATCTACACGCCGACCAACGACTACCGCATCATCATGGAAACGGATCCGAAGTATCAGTCGGATCCCTCGTCGCTCTCGCGTCTCTTCCTGAAGACGCAGGATGGTCGTTCGATCCCGCTCGACACCATCGCGACGTTGCGTCCGTCGGTTGGTCCGCTCTCGGTCAATCATCAAGGCCAGCAGCCGTCGGTGACGATCTCGTACAACCTCGCGCCCGGTTTCTCGCTCGGCGAGGCGAACGACGCGATCGAGCAGATCGCGCGCAATGCGAATTTGCCGCTTACCATCGTGGCAGGTTTCCAAGGCACCGCGCAGGTGTTCGACGACGCGAAGAAGGGGCAGATCGTGCTCGTCCTCGCGGCGATCTTTGCCGCTTACGTGATCCTTGGCATTCTGTACGAGAGCTTCATCCACCCGATCACGATTTTGTCGGGCTTGCCCTCGGCCGGTATCGGTGCCGTGCTCACGCTGATGCTGTTCAAGATGGATCTCTCGGTCATCGCGATGATCGGCATCGTGATGCTCGTCGGCATCGTGAAGAAAAACGCGATCATGATGGTCGACTTCGCGATCGAACGAAGAAGTGTCGGCATTGGACCTGAGCCCGCGATCCGCGAAGCGTGTCTGCTGCGCTTCCGCCCGATCATGATGACGACATTTGCCGCTATCTTCGGCGCGCTGCCTATCGCACTCGGTGCCGGCGCTGGCGCTGAATTGCGTCAACCGCTTGGTATCGCGGTTGTCGGCGGCCTGTTGGTGTCGCAATTGCTGACGCTCTACATCACGCCGGTGGTCTATCTGTACCTCGACCGCGTCGATCGGATGCTCAAGCGTCATCTCGAGCCGCAGCACGAAGAAGCCGAAACCGCGGAAGCGCCGCGCGCCGTCGCAGCCGAGTAG
- the xth gene encoding exodeoxyribonuclease III has product MRIATWNVNSIKQRLDHLVTWLRETQPDIVCLQETKCQDEAFPRLEIEAAGYNVAFHGQKTFNGVAVLSRYPFDQVTMGLPGDDTDDHARFLEAVVSTSEGVIRVASIYLPNGNPAGTEKYPYKLRWMERLASYAAERLTLEEPLVLAGDYNVIPDARDAANPEAWVDDALFLPDTRERFRALIDLGLTEAVRATTDEAGLYSFWDYQAGAWQKNKGIRIDHLLLSPQAADRLTATGIDKHMRGREKPSDHVPVWAELAIAAR; this is encoded by the coding sequence ATGCGGATCGCGACCTGGAACGTTAACTCGATCAAGCAGCGGCTTGATCATCTCGTCACATGGTTGCGGGAGACCCAGCCGGACATCGTCTGCTTGCAGGAGACGAAGTGCCAGGACGAGGCCTTTCCACGCCTGGAAATCGAGGCGGCGGGCTACAATGTCGCCTTCCACGGACAGAAGACGTTCAATGGCGTGGCGGTGCTGTCCCGCTACCCGTTCGACCAGGTCACAATGGGTTTACCGGGCGACGACACGGACGATCACGCGCGCTTCCTCGAAGCGGTGGTCTCGACCAGCGAAGGCGTCATCCGAGTCGCGTCGATTTATCTGCCGAATGGCAATCCGGCCGGGACCGAAAAGTATCCGTACAAGTTGCGCTGGATGGAACGACTCGCGTCATACGCGGCGGAGCGGCTGACGCTCGAGGAGCCGCTCGTGCTCGCGGGTGACTACAACGTGATCCCTGATGCGCGGGATGCGGCCAATCCCGAGGCTTGGGTCGATGACGCGCTGTTCCTACCGGACACGCGCGAGCGTTTCCGGGCGTTGATCGACCTCGGGCTCACGGAGGCCGTGCGTGCGACGACCGACGAGGCCGGGCTCTACAGCTTCTGGGATTATCAGGCCGGCGCCTGGCAGAAGAACAAGGGCATCCGCATCGACCACCTGCTGCTCTCGCCGCAGGCCGCCGATCGTCTAACCGCGACTGGCATCGATAAGCACATGCGCGGCCGCGAGAAGCCGTCGGATCACGTGCCGGTGTGGGCGGAACTGGCGATCGCGGCGAGGTAG
- a CDS encoding efflux RND transporter periplasmic adaptor subunit, which translates to MARLKWIIGGVAVLAAVTVGVQKRELWWPGNAVAQAPQAPQQRVVPVETAVALKEQVPVQYDALGTVMPFASVAIKPRVDTEIVGVHFTDGSSVKEGDLLFTLDSRAIDAQIAQAEGVLTRDKASLEQAERDIKRYTQLLASNAGTKVSLENAQTQAGVLRGTIKSDEATIENLRVQKSYTEIRATINGRMSAANVKVGNFVRQADLTPLATINQIKPVYVVFGVPQRALPDVRQAMIAKAGTIEAAIPGEREPVIGQLAMIDNTVDPTTGMINIRARMNNESESLWPGTLVNVTLSVRDEPGVTVPSQAVQVSQAGSFVFVVKDGASVSQPVKVGRTVDGKSVIYEGLNGGETVVIDGQLQLANGTKVQPRQRRAGT; encoded by the coding sequence ATGGCTAGACTGAAATGGATCATAGGTGGCGTAGCCGTGCTCGCCGCCGTAACGGTCGGCGTGCAGAAGCGAGAGCTCTGGTGGCCGGGCAACGCGGTTGCGCAGGCGCCGCAGGCACCTCAACAACGAGTCGTCCCCGTCGAAACCGCTGTCGCTCTGAAAGAGCAGGTTCCGGTGCAGTATGACGCGCTCGGCACCGTGATGCCGTTTGCCAGCGTCGCGATCAAACCGCGTGTCGATACCGAAATCGTCGGCGTCCACTTCACGGACGGCTCCTCGGTGAAAGAGGGCGATCTCCTCTTCACGCTCGATAGCCGCGCTATCGATGCGCAGATCGCTCAAGCCGAAGGCGTGCTGACGCGCGATAAGGCATCGCTCGAACAAGCCGAGCGCGACATCAAGCGCTACACACAACTTCTGGCGAGTAACGCGGGCACCAAGGTGAGCCTCGAAAACGCGCAGACGCAAGCCGGCGTGCTGCGCGGGACGATCAAGTCCGACGAGGCAACGATCGAAAATCTCCGCGTGCAAAAGAGCTATACGGAGATCCGCGCGACCATCAACGGCCGCATGAGCGCCGCCAACGTGAAGGTCGGCAACTTCGTGCGTCAGGCGGACCTGACGCCGCTCGCCACCATCAACCAGATCAAGCCGGTCTACGTCGTCTTCGGCGTGCCGCAGCGCGCGCTGCCGGACGTGCGCCAGGCGATGATCGCGAAGGCCGGCACGATCGAAGCCGCGATCCCGGGCGAGCGTGAGCCGGTGATCGGCCAGCTCGCGATGATCGACAACACGGTCGATCCGACCACCGGCATGATCAACATCCGCGCCCGCATGAACAACGAGTCCGAGTCGCTATGGCCCGGCACCCTCGTCAACGTGACGCTCTCGGTGCGCGACGAGCCCGGCGTGACCGTGCCGTCGCAGGCGGTGCAAGTCAGCCAAGCCGGGTCGTTCGTCTTCGTCGTGAAGGATGGCGCGTCGGTGTCTCAGCCCGTCAAGGTTGGGCGCACGGTCGACGGCAAGTCGGTCATCTATGAAGGCCTGAATGGTGGCGAGACCGTCGTGATCGACGGGCAGCTCCAGCTCGCCAACGGAACCAAGGTACAGCCGCGTCAACGCCGCGCAGGGACTTAG
- a CDS encoding tripartite tricarboxylate transporter substrate binding protein codes for MRRQLLLGLAALAFAATTANAQNYPDKPIRVIIPFGAGSATDLIPRIVLEQVSKQIGQPIVVENRGGAGGTIGATQVARADPDGYTLLATSSAHTIAPALHSLLYDAAGDFAGVGLMGSSPSVMIISPDKGFKKVQDFVAAAKAKPEAFSFATVGVGSAVHLSAERFRYSAGYKALHIPFKGGSEAITEVIAGRVDYYFCPISTALPFIREGKLLGLVVSSPKRSSVLPDVPTTLELGYADSDYTSWIGLLAPAKTPRPIIDRLAKEIAEAVKSPAVQERFKQLGVEPLPMSPQEIDARLKDEVVRFTEFAKKTGMKTN; via the coding sequence ATGCGACGTCAGCTTCTTCTCGGTCTTGCCGCGCTCGCTTTCGCTGCAACGACGGCAAATGCCCAGAACTATCCGGACAAGCCGATCCGCGTGATCATTCCGTTCGGCGCCGGAAGCGCGACGGATCTCATTCCGCGCATCGTGCTCGAACAAGTATCGAAGCAGATCGGCCAGCCTATCGTCGTCGAAAATCGCGGCGGGGCAGGCGGCACCATCGGCGCGACGCAGGTCGCGCGCGCGGATCCGGACGGCTACACGCTGCTCGCAACGTCATCCGCGCACACGATCGCGCCGGCGCTGCACAGCTTGCTCTACGATGCGGCGGGTGATTTCGCTGGCGTCGGACTGATGGGTTCGTCGCCGAGCGTGATGATCATTTCACCCGACAAGGGCTTCAAGAAGGTGCAGGACTTCGTCGCCGCGGCGAAAGCGAAGCCTGAGGCATTCAGCTTCGCGACCGTCGGCGTCGGCTCCGCCGTGCACTTGAGCGCCGAGCGCTTCCGCTACAGTGCGGGTTACAAAGCGCTGCACATCCCGTTCAAAGGCGGCTCCGAAGCGATCACCGAAGTGATCGCAGGCCGCGTCGATTATTACTTCTGCCCGATCTCGACCGCGCTGCCGTTCATTCGCGAAGGCAAACTGCTCGGCCTCGTTGTGTCGAGCCCGAAGCGTTCGTCGGTCTTGCCGGACGTACCGACGACGCTCGAACTCGGCTATGCGGATTCCGACTACACGTCTTGGATCGGCTTGCTTGCCCCGGCGAAAACGCCGCGTCCGATCATCGACCGTCTTGCCAAGGAAATTGCCGAAGCGGTGAAATCGCCGGCCGTGCAGGAGCGCTTCAAGCAACTCGGCGTCGAACCGCTCCCGATGTCGCCGCAGGAGATCGACGCGCGGCTCAAGGATGAAGTCGTGCGCTTCACCGAGTTCGCCAAAAAAACTGGGATGAAAACGAACTAA